From the genome of Kryptolebias marmoratus isolate JLee-2015 linkage group LG19, ASM164957v2, whole genome shotgun sequence, one region includes:
- the LOC108250271 gene encoding hydroxycarboxylic acid receptor 2-like: protein MEDNTKNETDCDIDSSVQSLYNFYAAVMILIFILALPLNASVIHLFIFKLKFWKSNTNNVFLFNLVLADILLLICLPIKAHNFISENRRRSDHDAVCKAMLFMLFLNRGASIAFLTVTSIDRYFNVVHPGRKNLLKVLKKSPHISIFIWLLLLPLTIPTMLKDFECCNSFSNYKNGTLTEDLVDSFRETVFFSQIIIPFIILVYCTVRIVNRLRKKTIGDRTKLRRATILVTTVMVVFSLCFLPCAIARMVLLIVRDKNVADSINAAEAAFDGLMVLSYLDCLLDPLVYCFCSTKFKAIYLSSYFPCLLKGSPVPIDSSTGNQAKTARNNVI, encoded by the exons ATGGAAGACAAcactaaaaatgaaacagactGCGATATCGATTCCTCTGTTCAATCACTGTATAATTTCTACGCAGCTGTCATGATTCTGATTTTTATCTTGGCTTTGCCTCTGAATGCATCGGTGATCCATCTCTTCATATTCAAGCTCAAGTTCTGGAAGTCCAACACCAACAATGTCTTCCTTTTTAACCTGGTGCTGGCAGACATCCTTCTGCTTATCTGTTTGCCAATTAAGGCCCATAACTTCATTTcagaaaacaggaggaggagtgaCCACGATGCCGTTTGCAAAGCAATGCTcttcatgctgtttttaaaccGCGGCGCCAGCATCGCGTTCCTCACGGTGACTTCCATCGACCGGTATTTTAACGTGGTGCACCCTGGTCGAAAGAATCTTCTGAAGGTGCTCAAGAAGTCTCCACACATCTCCATCTTCATCTGGCTGTTACTTCTGCCTCTCACCATTCCCACCATGCTAAAGGATTTTGAGTGCTGCAACAGCTTCAGCAACTACAAGAATGGTACTCTGACTGAG GATTTGGTGGACAGCTTCAGAGAGACGGTTTTCTTCAGCCAGATCATCATCCCTTTCATCATCCTGGTGTACTGCACGGTGCGCATCGTCAACCGGCTCAGGAAGAAAACCATCGGTGACAGGACCAAACTgaggagagccaccatcctagTGACCACCGTCATGGTGGTCTTCTCCCTCTGCTTCCTGCCCTGCGCCATAGCCAGGATGGTCTTGCTGATTGTTCGGGACAAGAATGTGGCTGATTCTATTAACGCTGCAGAGGCGGCCTTCGACGGCCTCATGGTCCTCTCCTACTTGGACTGTCTGCTGGATCCGCTGGTTTACTGCTTCTGTAGCACCAAATTTAAGGCGATTTATCTCTCCAGTTACTTCCCTTGTTTACTGAAAGGATCCCCAGTGCCGATAGACAGCTCTACAGGAAATCAAGCAAAAACTGCACGCAACAATGTCATTTAA